Proteins encoded within one genomic window of Setaria italica strain Yugu1 chromosome IV, Setaria_italica_v2.0, whole genome shotgun sequence:
- the LOC101766099 gene encoding uncharacterized protein LOC101766099 isoform X2: MPSVTQYPFDSYQKKNTTPDRPLLICCARLAPPPIRLPPPALSGEMDGDGDAGLGGVARETLAGLGAAPSEPPAGLGAAPRAAPAGLGGASRAAPAGLAAVPRAAPSSLGSASRAAPAGLGGASRVAPAGLGGAARAAPAGLAGAPRAAPAGLGGAPWNAPAGLAAAPRAAAAGLAGAPRDGPAVVGGVIDATREASGMEQDDFGAQDDGDQGLAVGGRGRDRVGGRGRGRVGQGGGRGRGCGAGHGSEKASKRNAPDTGDSIEWTDANTTIICSLFAKQVKKGNRPNTHLNSVGYDEVSNEFFNLTAIRLTKRQMKNKWDKLKIDLTTWKKLMRKQTGAGWDRARGVIDMDDEWWKKARAEIPGCGKFRKKPLQNEEDLTVMFADITNDESDHWNPMSSNPIIPPTQEDVDNGHVNEVHDVPDDCDDGGVAWDETDEVQEESESDSDDSNDESEVFWNLMLGAAEIAQIYADLYLVKNPPRTSGVSGTRWLLETMKSPGECHTQLRMNNEIFLDLHGVLVGRYGLRPSMHISTKEMLAMFLYTCAGNESNRRAQNRFKHSGETISRKFDEVLNALMAMAKDFIRPKNPNFPTVHKRIRHDKRAYPHFKDCIGALDGTHIRVALSPDEQVRYIGKTGVATQNVLAVCDFDMRFTYVSTGQPGAMHDTSVLYNALRVDEEFFPHPPQGKYYVVDAGYPNRPGYLAPYKGERYHLPEWHRGIEPKTPMERFNRVHSSIRNVIERSFGLLKMKWQILWKMPLYPMYKQKMIVVATMVLHNFIREHGGQDEDFARFDRDPNFVPNNTGKI; encoded by the exons atgcCATCCGTTACACAGTACCCCTTCGATTcctatcaaaagaaaaatacaacacCAGACCGTCCGCTACTCATCTGCTGCGCCCGACTTGCGCCTCCGCCGATCCGCctaccgccgccggcgctctccGGCGAGATGGACGGGGACGGAGACGCCGGACTAGGCGGCGTGGCGAGGGAGACGCtcgccggcctgggcgccgcgccGAGTGAGCCccccgccggcctgggcgcTGCGCCGCGGGCGGCACCCGCCGGCCTGGGCGGCGCATCGCGGGCGGCACCCGCCGGCCTGGCCGCCGTGCCGAGGGCGGCCCCCTCCAGCCTGGGCAGCGCATCGCGggcggcccccgccggcctggGCGGCGCATCGCGGGTGGCACCCGCCggcctgggcggcgcggcgcgggcggccccCGCCGGCTTGGCCGGTGCGCCGAGggcggcccccgccggcctggGCGGCGCGCCGTGGAATGCCCCCGCCGGTCTGGCTGCCGCGCcgagggcggccgccgccggtctgGCCGGCGCGCCGAGGGACGGCCCGGCCGTTGTGGGCGGCGTGATCGACGCGACGAGGGAGGCATCAGGCATGGAGCAAGATGATTTCGGGGCCCAGGATGATGGTGACCAAGGTCTGGCCGTCGGCGGACGAGGTCGTGATCGTGTCGGTGGACGAGGTCGTGGCCGTGTTGGCCAgggtggcggccgtggccgtggctgtGGCGCTGGGCATGGCAGTGAGAAGGCATCAAAGAGAAACGCTCCTGACACG GGTGATTCAATTGAATGGACTGATGCAAACACGACGATCATATGTTCGTTGTTTGCCAAACAAGTTAAGAAAGGGAATAGACCGAACACTCATTTGAACTCAGTAGGCTATGATGAGGTCAGCAATGAATTTTTCAACCTCACTGCAATTCGTTTGACCAAGCGGCAAATGAAGAACAAGTGGGATAAGTTGAAGATTGATTTAACGACTTGGAAGAAATTAATGAGGAAGCAAACCGGTGCGGGATGGGACAGAGCGAGAGGTGTGATTGATATGGATGATGAGTGGTGGAAGAAGGCAAGGGCG GAGATTCCAGGTTGCGGCAAGTTTCGAAAAAAACCGTTGCAAAATGAGGAGGACTTGACAGTGATGTTTGCTGACATAACTAATGATGAAAGCGATCATTGGAATCCTATGAGCTCTAATCCCATCATACCACCAACACAAGAGGATGTTGACAACGGACATGTCAATGAGGTTCATGATGTCCCTGATGATTGTGATGATGGCGGAGTTGCTTGGGATGAAACAGATGAGGTCCAAGAG GAAAGTGAGAGCGATAGTGATGACTCCAATGATGAAAGCGAGGTCTTTTGGAATCTTATGTTGGGTGCTGCAGAAATTGCACAAATATATGCTGACCTTTACCTTGTTAAAAACCCACCAAGGACATCTGGTGTAAGTGGAACAAGATGGCTGCTAGAGACAATGAAAAGTCCTGGAGAATGTCATACACAACTACGTATGAACAATGAAATCTTCTTGGATCTTCATGGTGTGTTGGTGGGAAGGTATGGGCTGCGACCTTCTATGCACATTAGCACAAAAGAGATGCTTGCTATGTTCCTATACACATGTGCTGGAAACGAGTCTAATAGGAGAGCTCAAAATAGATTTAAGCATTCTGGCGAAACTATTAGTAGGAAATTTGATGAGGTGCTAAATGCTTTGATGGCTATGGCGAAAGATTTCATTCGACCAAAGAATCCCAACTTCCCCACAGTCCATAAGAGGATAAGACATGACAAACGTGCATAtccacatttcaaagattgcattggtgcacttgatggcACTCATATCCGTGTTGCTCTTTCACCTGATGagcaagtgagatatattggaaAGACCGGGGTAGCCACTCAAAATGTACTAGCGGTATGCGACTTTGACATGCGTTTCACTTATGTTTCCACGGGACAACCTGGAGCTATGCATGATACAAGTGTGTTGTACAATGCACtcagagtggatgaagaatTTTTTCCACATCCTCCACAAG GCAAATACTACGTTGTGGATGCGGGATATCCTAATCGTCCTGGCTACCTCGCTccttacaagggtgaaaggtatcatttaCCGGAATGGCATAGAGGTATTGAACCTAAGACGCCTATGGAAAGGTTCAATCGGGTTCACTCATCTATCCgcaatgtgattgagcgatcttttggactattaaaaatgaagtggcaaattcttTGGAAGATGCCACTATATCccatgtacaagcaaaagatgattgttgtagCTACCAtggtccttcacaatttcattcgtGAGCATGGAGGTCAAGATGAAGACTTTGCTCGGTTTGATCGTGATCCTAATTTTGTTCCTAACAATACCGGAAAGATATAA
- the LOC101766099 gene encoding uncharacterized protein LOC101766099 isoform X1 has translation MPSVTQYPFDSYQKKNTTPDRPLLICCARLAPPPIRLPPPALSGEMDGDGDAGLGGVARETLAGLGAAPSEPPAGLGAAPRAAPAGLGGASRAAPAGLAAVPRAAPSSLGSASRAAPAGLGGASRVAPAGLGGAARAAPAGLAGAPRAAPAGLGGAPWNAPAGLAAAPRAAAAGLAGAPRDGPAVVGGVIDATREASGMEQDDFGAQDDGDQGLAVGGRGRDRVGGRGRGRVGQGGGRGRGCGAGHGSEKASKRNAPDTGVFERLYFNGLSYVIQGDSIEWTDANTTIICSLFAKQVKKGNRPNTHLNSVGYDEVSNEFFNLTAIRLTKRQMKNKWDKLKIDLTTWKKLMRKQTGAGWDRARGVIDMDDEWWKKARAEIPGCGKFRKKPLQNEEDLTVMFADITNDESDHWNPMSSNPIIPPTQEDVDNGHVNEVHDVPDDCDDGGVAWDETDEVQEESESDSDDSNDESEVFWNLMLGAAEIAQIYADLYLVKNPPRTSGVSGTRWLLETMKSPGECHTQLRMNNEIFLDLHGVLVGRYGLRPSMHISTKEMLAMFLYTCAGNESNRRAQNRFKHSGETISRKFDEVLNALMAMAKDFIRPKNPNFPTVHKRIRHDKRAYPHFKDCIGALDGTHIRVALSPDEQVRYIGKTGVATQNVLAVCDFDMRFTYVSTGQPGAMHDTSVLYNALRVDEEFFPHPPQGKYYVVDAGYPNRPGYLAPYKGERYHLPEWHRGIEPKTPMERFNRVHSSIRNVIERSFGLLKMKWQILWKMPLYPMYKQKMIVVATMVLHNFIREHGGQDEDFARFDRDPNFVPNNTGKI, from the exons atgcCATCCGTTACACAGTACCCCTTCGATTcctatcaaaagaaaaatacaacacCAGACCGTCCGCTACTCATCTGCTGCGCCCGACTTGCGCCTCCGCCGATCCGCctaccgccgccggcgctctccGGCGAGATGGACGGGGACGGAGACGCCGGACTAGGCGGCGTGGCGAGGGAGACGCtcgccggcctgggcgccgcgccGAGTGAGCCccccgccggcctgggcgcTGCGCCGCGGGCGGCACCCGCCGGCCTGGGCGGCGCATCGCGGGCGGCACCCGCCGGCCTGGCCGCCGTGCCGAGGGCGGCCCCCTCCAGCCTGGGCAGCGCATCGCGggcggcccccgccggcctggGCGGCGCATCGCGGGTGGCACCCGCCggcctgggcggcgcggcgcgggcggccccCGCCGGCTTGGCCGGTGCGCCGAGggcggcccccgccggcctggGCGGCGCGCCGTGGAATGCCCCCGCCGGTCTGGCTGCCGCGCcgagggcggccgccgccggtctgGCCGGCGCGCCGAGGGACGGCCCGGCCGTTGTGGGCGGCGTGATCGACGCGACGAGGGAGGCATCAGGCATGGAGCAAGATGATTTCGGGGCCCAGGATGATGGTGACCAAGGTCTGGCCGTCGGCGGACGAGGTCGTGATCGTGTCGGTGGACGAGGTCGTGGCCGTGTTGGCCAgggtggcggccgtggccgtggctgtGGCGCTGGGCATGGCAGTGAGAAGGCATCAAAGAGAAACGCTCCTGACACG GGTGTATTTGAACGCTTGTACTTCAATGGACTGTCATATGTTATTCAGGGTGATTCAATTGAATGGACTGATGCAAACACGACGATCATATGTTCGTTGTTTGCCAAACAAGTTAAGAAAGGGAATAGACCGAACACTCATTTGAACTCAGTAGGCTATGATGAGGTCAGCAATGAATTTTTCAACCTCACTGCAATTCGTTTGACCAAGCGGCAAATGAAGAACAAGTGGGATAAGTTGAAGATTGATTTAACGACTTGGAAGAAATTAATGAGGAAGCAAACCGGTGCGGGATGGGACAGAGCGAGAGGTGTGATTGATATGGATGATGAGTGGTGGAAGAAGGCAAGGGCG GAGATTCCAGGTTGCGGCAAGTTTCGAAAAAAACCGTTGCAAAATGAGGAGGACTTGACAGTGATGTTTGCTGACATAACTAATGATGAAAGCGATCATTGGAATCCTATGAGCTCTAATCCCATCATACCACCAACACAAGAGGATGTTGACAACGGACATGTCAATGAGGTTCATGATGTCCCTGATGATTGTGATGATGGCGGAGTTGCTTGGGATGAAACAGATGAGGTCCAAGAG GAAAGTGAGAGCGATAGTGATGACTCCAATGATGAAAGCGAGGTCTTTTGGAATCTTATGTTGGGTGCTGCAGAAATTGCACAAATATATGCTGACCTTTACCTTGTTAAAAACCCACCAAGGACATCTGGTGTAAGTGGAACAAGATGGCTGCTAGAGACAATGAAAAGTCCTGGAGAATGTCATACACAACTACGTATGAACAATGAAATCTTCTTGGATCTTCATGGTGTGTTGGTGGGAAGGTATGGGCTGCGACCTTCTATGCACATTAGCACAAAAGAGATGCTTGCTATGTTCCTATACACATGTGCTGGAAACGAGTCTAATAGGAGAGCTCAAAATAGATTTAAGCATTCTGGCGAAACTATTAGTAGGAAATTTGATGAGGTGCTAAATGCTTTGATGGCTATGGCGAAAGATTTCATTCGACCAAAGAATCCCAACTTCCCCACAGTCCATAAGAGGATAAGACATGACAAACGTGCATAtccacatttcaaagattgcattggtgcacttgatggcACTCATATCCGTGTTGCTCTTTCACCTGATGagcaagtgagatatattggaaAGACCGGGGTAGCCACTCAAAATGTACTAGCGGTATGCGACTTTGACATGCGTTTCACTTATGTTTCCACGGGACAACCTGGAGCTATGCATGATACAAGTGTGTTGTACAATGCACtcagagtggatgaagaatTTTTTCCACATCCTCCACAAG GCAAATACTACGTTGTGGATGCGGGATATCCTAATCGTCCTGGCTACCTCGCTccttacaagggtgaaaggtatcatttaCCGGAATGGCATAGAGGTATTGAACCTAAGACGCCTATGGAAAGGTTCAATCGGGTTCACTCATCTATCCgcaatgtgattgagcgatcttttggactattaaaaatgaagtggcaaattcttTGGAAGATGCCACTATATCccatgtacaagcaaaagatgattgttgtagCTACCAtggtccttcacaatttcattcgtGAGCATGGAGGTCAAGATGAAGACTTTGCTCGGTTTGATCGTGATCCTAATTTTGTTCCTAACAATACCGGAAAGATATAA
- the LOC101766099 gene encoding circumsporozoite protein-like isoform X3 → MPSVTQYPFDSYQKKNTTPDRPLLICCARLAPPPIRLPPPALSGEMDGDGDAGLGGVARETLAGLGAAPSEPPAGLGAAPRAAPAGLGGASRAAPAGLAAVPRAAPSSLGSASRAAPAGLGGASRVAPAGLGGAARAAPAGLAGAPRAAPAGLGGAPWNAPAGLAAAPRAAAAGLAGAPRDGPAVVGGVIDATREASGMEQDDFGAQDDGDQGLAVGGRGRDRVGGRGRGRVGQGGGRGRGCGAGHGSEKASKRNAPDTGVFERLYFNGLSYVIQGDSIEWTDANTTIICSLFAKQVKKGNRPNTHLNSVGYDEVSNEFFNLTAIRLTKRQMKNKWDKLKIDLTTWKKLMRKQTGAGWDRARGVIDMDDEWWKKARAEIPGCGKFRKKPLQNEEDLTVMFADITNDESDHWNPMSSNPIIPPTQEDVDNGHVNEVHDVPDDCDDGGVAWDETDEVQEVK, encoded by the exons atgcCATCCGTTACACAGTACCCCTTCGATTcctatcaaaagaaaaatacaacacCAGACCGTCCGCTACTCATCTGCTGCGCCCGACTTGCGCCTCCGCCGATCCGCctaccgccgccggcgctctccGGCGAGATGGACGGGGACGGAGACGCCGGACTAGGCGGCGTGGCGAGGGAGACGCtcgccggcctgggcgccgcgccGAGTGAGCCccccgccggcctgggcgcTGCGCCGCGGGCGGCACCCGCCGGCCTGGGCGGCGCATCGCGGGCGGCACCCGCCGGCCTGGCCGCCGTGCCGAGGGCGGCCCCCTCCAGCCTGGGCAGCGCATCGCGggcggcccccgccggcctggGCGGCGCATCGCGGGTGGCACCCGCCggcctgggcggcgcggcgcgggcggccccCGCCGGCTTGGCCGGTGCGCCGAGggcggcccccgccggcctggGCGGCGCGCCGTGGAATGCCCCCGCCGGTCTGGCTGCCGCGCcgagggcggccgccgccggtctgGCCGGCGCGCCGAGGGACGGCCCGGCCGTTGTGGGCGGCGTGATCGACGCGACGAGGGAGGCATCAGGCATGGAGCAAGATGATTTCGGGGCCCAGGATGATGGTGACCAAGGTCTGGCCGTCGGCGGACGAGGTCGTGATCGTGTCGGTGGACGAGGTCGTGGCCGTGTTGGCCAgggtggcggccgtggccgtggctgtGGCGCTGGGCATGGCAGTGAGAAGGCATCAAAGAGAAACGCTCCTGACACG GGTGTATTTGAACGCTTGTACTTCAATGGACTGTCATATGTTATTCAGGGTGATTCAATTGAATGGACTGATGCAAACACGACGATCATATGTTCGTTGTTTGCCAAACAAGTTAAGAAAGGGAATAGACCGAACACTCATTTGAACTCAGTAGGCTATGATGAGGTCAGCAATGAATTTTTCAACCTCACTGCAATTCGTTTGACCAAGCGGCAAATGAAGAACAAGTGGGATAAGTTGAAGATTGATTTAACGACTTGGAAGAAATTAATGAGGAAGCAAACCGGTGCGGGATGGGACAGAGCGAGAGGTGTGATTGATATGGATGATGAGTGGTGGAAGAAGGCAAGGGCG GAGATTCCAGGTTGCGGCAAGTTTCGAAAAAAACCGTTGCAAAATGAGGAGGACTTGACAGTGATGTTTGCTGACATAACTAATGATGAAAGCGATCATTGGAATCCTATGAGCTCTAATCCCATCATACCACCAACACAAGAGGATGTTGACAACGGACATGTCAATGAGGTTCATGATGTCCCTGATGATTGTGATGATGGCGGAGTTGCTTGGGATGAAACAGATGAGGTCCAAGAG GTGAAGTAA